In Apium graveolens cultivar Ventura chromosome 10, ASM990537v1, whole genome shotgun sequence, the following are encoded in one genomic region:
- the LOC141691479 gene encoding uncharacterized protein LOC141691479, with the protein MEQKDKMKESTNIGLSYPILNKTNYAAWSQKMNVTMHAYGLWEAIGPKDPKGTVEDKTDKRALAIIYQGISEEMLLTLAEKKTSKETWEAVRTMSLGADKFRNLEEMSVEEVVGSLKAHEERLCGISEMNQGQLLLTGGEWRKRENHKGQLLLTREEWMKKTKEGNRGPSENLGKESNRGGRDRSRMRCFNCQAFGHFAYECRKPRRDKEPQKEVNLTQIQGDEPALLIAEIEEPMKEMMLLNEEMVVPKLTEKNEGRKDLQVWYLDNGASNHMTG; encoded by the exons ATGGAACAGAAAGACAAGATGAAAGAAAGTACAAATATTGGGCTGAGTTATCCTATACTTAACAAGACGAATTATGCAGCTTGGTCTCAGAAGATGAATGTGACTATGCATGCGTATGGCTTGTGGGAGGCGATCGGACCAAAGGACCCGAAGGGGACTGTTGAGGACAAAACGGACAAGCGAGCCTTGGCAATTATCTATCAAGGGATTTCGGAGGAGATGTTGCTGACACTTGCAGAAAAGAAGACATCGAAAGAGACTTGGGAAGCTGTGAGAACAATGAGTTTAGGAGCAGATAAG TTCAGAAATTTGGAGGAGATGTCAGTGGAAGAAGTTGTTGGTTCTTTGAAGGCCCATGAAGAACGGTTGTGTGGAATAAGTGAGATGAATCAAGGGCAACTCTTACTGACAGGGGGAGAATGGCGAAAGAGAGAAAATCACAAAGGACAATTATTATTGACTCGTGAGGAGTGGATGAAAAAAACCAAAGAAGGGAATCGAGGTCCTAGTGAGAACCTGGGAAAAGAATCAAACCGAGGAGGACGTGATAGGAGCAGGATGAGGTGCTTCAATTGTCAAGCATTTGGACATTTTGCATACGAGTGCCGAAAACCACGACGTGACAAGGAACCACAAAAGGAAGTGAACCTCACTCAAATCCAAGGAGATGAACCAGCATTATTGATTGCTGAGATCGAAGAACCTATGAAGGAAATGATGTTACTAAACGAAGAAATGGTAGTTCCAAAGCTGACAGAGAAAAATGAGGGACGCAAAGATTTGCAAGTGTGGTACCTGGATAATGGGGCGAGTAATCACATGACTGGATAA
- the LOC141691480 gene encoding secreted RxLR effector protein 161-like yields MEQKLVLDKDEGGQKVDATEYKSLVGNLIYLTHTRPDIMYAVGVVSRFMEAPTDKHHQAVKHILRYVKGTVSHGLVYARSEDKKTIAGYTDSDLAGDVVDRRSTGGMCFSLNGSLISWASQVQRVIAVSSCEAEYGCNNSSVPEYLASRSAKGNLWARNWGCIVVCRQ; encoded by the coding sequence ATGGAACAAAAACTAGTGTTAGATAAGGATGAGGGTGGTCAGAAAGTGGATGCAACTGAGTACAAGAGTTTAGTTGGAAATCTGATATATCTCACTCATACgcgacctgatatcatgtatgcagTCGGGGTTGTTAGTCGATTTATGGAGGCACCTACTGACAAACATCACCAAGCTGTGAAGCATATACTACGATATGTGAAAGGTACTGTAAGTCATGGTTTAGTATATGCTAGAAGCGAAGACAAGAAAACCATAGCAGGCTATACAGATAGTGATTTAGCAGGTGATGTGGTTGATCGAAGGAGCACTGGTGGGATGTGTTTTTCTCTAAATGGAAGCTTAATTTCATGGGCATCGCAGGTGCAGAGGGTCATTGCAGTGTCTTCTTGTGAAGCGGAATATGGTTGCAACAACAGCAGCGTTCCAGAGTATTTAGCTTCGAGGTCTGCTAAGGGAAATTTATGGGCAAGAAATTGGGGCTGTATTGTTGTATGTAGACAATAA
- the LOC141691482 gene encoding uncharacterized protein LOC141691482, giving the protein MNTLSWNCRGLRKPRTVRALNDLVRDRRPEVLFLMETISDKKRIEELSVKFGFSNCFSVDRVGRSGGLAVFWHSRVECRIFGYSQNYIDLMFEENGSEAWRLSCFYGFPDRSRRKESWNLICRLSKLSAVPWCIIGDFNDLLYNSDKKGVHSHPIALMEGFRQAVHDCDLSELDLYGGRFTWEKSRGSKDWVQEKLDRAFATSSWWSKFPLYALESGVADLDLFVTWPRLLVGKLLIQHHEFEDNVNIYNDIILLDSFVIIIVFYFFIIFTSP; this is encoded by the exons ATGAATACGTTAAGTTGGAACTGTCGAGGGCTCAGGAAACCTCGTACGGTTCGAGCTTTAAACGATCTTGTTCGAGATCGTAGACCCGAGGTGTTATTTTTAATGGAAACAATTTCGGATAAAAAAAGGATTGAGGAGTTAAGTGTGAAGTTTGGTTTTTCTAATTGTTTTTCAGTTGATCGAGTAGGAAGAAGTGGAGGTTTGGCTGTTTTCTGGCATAGTAGAGTGGAATGCAGAATCTTTGGTTATTCTCAGAATTATATAGACCTCATGTTTGAGGAGAATGGTTCCGAAGCTTGGAGACTCTCGTGCTTTTACGGTTTTCCTGATCGTAGTCGCAGGAAGGAGTCATGGAATCTTATTTGTAGGTTATCTAAATTGTCTGCTGTTCCGTGGTGCATAATAGGTGATTTTAATGACCTGTTATATAATTCAGACAAGAAAGGTGTGCATAGTCATCCTATTGCTTTGATGGAAGGGTTTAGGCAGGCTGTGCATGATTGTGATTTATCGGAGTTGGATTTATATGGAGGGAGGTTTACTTGGGAGAAGAGCAGAGGTTCTAAAGATTGGGTTCAGGAAAAATTGGACAGGGCGTTTGCTACAAGCAGTTGGTGGAGTAAGTTCCCGTTAT aTGCTCTTGAATCTGGTGTTGCAGATTTGGATTTATTTGTTACGTGGCCCCGTCTTTTGGTTGGCAAACTCCTCATTCAACATCATGAGTTTGAGGATaatgttaacatatataatgatattatattattggatAGTTTTGTTATTATAATAGTTTTTTATTTCTTTATCATATTTACAAGCCCCTAA